The proteins below come from a single Alosa sapidissima isolate fAloSap1 chromosome 23, fAloSap1.pri, whole genome shotgun sequence genomic window:
- the LOC121698581 gene encoding serrate RNA effector molecule homolog isoform X6 codes for MNQSIERNRTSMAESDEEYRSHRRNKFDHERGDYGPSREREFLRRDHHKDRSPERNRKEQRRHEKSRSHRKKGHRHHERGHRERDHSYYEKSERPSPPEQDTGFHPPPRRMRTDWGDVGGEPCQRGGDFRDKLEDRGAHHHPPLHPWGPYEASSRLQSHDTFIPHRFGGSPDGAPGRPPTGLQSFKEFLLRLNPAVGEVDAVRCYKEYKMAFSRQQMEAFFLAHRDEEWFRLKYHPEDIERRDAETHDALQKRLDVYMYLRGKGWFDNISLDIQQASAIIKVLDAVQIRFEGGTGNDLRALETPGKGEKERVMEREERGKETPPSEPQKQEEVHTARKRKHIDKVKVSEFNSASVSRPSDQSAEREADRKREKENMLHRELTEKKDQEDDKENRVAMKRRNEETEDRKMEEKMGQGRPEEEKGGAASFPCQLHKTRSLFMRNIPPTIYKEEIVNLCVKYPGFMRVCLSEPHAEYRFFRRCWVTFDHLANIQDICWQLQNVRLREYKLSPVVHRDLCRRVRMANGITQHRTLMQEHISLAAQLIRSLDSRWSVWGGDQDKGNPVLKNVSYHLIEEVSAEEEELTGRVGAAIPQSEVTVERDNGLVKVLDGLLLYLRVVHSVDFYNACQHSTENEMPSCCGSVHVRGPVPPNRVPTLHMLEWQKKFEVKLRLLFWPRETLSEDEVGKLGRKHPAQEVDKFVRANTRELDREKWLCVLCEKKFKGPEFVSKHLLSRHGEQVEEVRKEAAFFNNFLMDPKRPALPEMRSPPPMPSRPGQAGPAFSHQCGWSFNQPSPPFIGYERSPFPPNEYGDGGHFGWFRGVPHRKPQQKRVTHREPRKVTRYCDLDAPDADFF; via the exons ATGAATCAGAGCATAGAAAGGAACAGAACGTCA ATGGCAGAGAGTGATGAGGAATATCGTAGCCATCGGAGGAATAAGTTTGACCATGAGAGGGGCGACTACGGTCCTTCTCGGGAGAGGGAGTTTCTGCGGAGAGACCACCACAAAGACAG AAGCCCGGAGCGGAACCGGAAGGAGCAGCGACGGCATGAGAAGAGTCGTAGCCACCGCAAGAAAGGTCACCGACACCATGAGCGGGGTCACAGAGAGCGGGACCACAGCTACTACGAGAAGAGCGAGCGGCCCTCTCCTCCTGAGCAGGACACAGGGTTCCATCCGCCGCCTAGACGCATGAGAACAGACTG GGGGGATGTCGGTGGGGAACCTTGCCAGAGAGGGGGTGATTTTAGGGACAAGCTTGAAGACAGGGGCGCTCATCAtcaccctcctctccacccctggGGGCCCTATGAAGCTTCTTCCAGGCTGCAGAGCCATGACACCTTCATACCACACAG GTTTGGTGGCTCCCCTGATGGCGCCCCTGGCCGCCCTCCCACGGGCCTGCAGAGCTTTAAGGAGTTCCTGCTGCGTCTGAACCCGGCGGTTGGGGAGGTGGACGCGGTCAGGTGCTACAAAGAATACAAAATGGCCTTCAGCAGGCAGCAGATGGAGGCCTTCTTCCTGGCTCACCGAGACGAGGAGTG GTTCCGTCTGAAATACCACCCAGAGGATATTGAACGTCGGGACGCTGAGACCCATGATGCATTGCAGAAGAGACTGGATGTTTACATGTATCTCAGGGGAAAGGGCTGGTTCGATAATATCTCCCTGGACATTCAGCAAGCCTCAGCCATCATAAAGGTGTTAGATGCAG TCCAGATAAGGTTTGAAGGGGGAACAGGGAATGACCTGCGGGCTCTGGAGACGCCGGgcaagggagagaaggagagagtgatggagagagaggagagagggaaggagacacCTCCATCTGAGCCCCAAAAGCAAGAGGAGGTACACACG GCCAGGAAAAGGAAGCACATTGATAAAGTCAAAGTCAGTGAGTTTAACTCCGCCTCTGTCTCGCGTCCCTCGGACCAATCAGCTGAGAGGGAagcagacaggaagagagaaaaggagaacatGTTGCATAGAGAGTTGACGGAGAAGAAGGACCAGGAGGATGACAAGGAGAACAGAG TAGCGATGAAGAGACGCAACGAGGAGACGGAGGACaggaagatggaggagaagatggGGCAGGGGAggccagaggaggagaaaggaggcgCAGCTTCATTCCCATGCCAACTCCACAAGACCCGATCCCTGTTCATGAGGAACATCCCCCCGACAATCTACAAGGAGGAGATTGTGAAT ctgtgtgtgaaGTACCCTGGCTTCATGAGAGTGTGTCTGTCCGAGCCTCATGCTGAGtacag gtTTTTCAGACGTTGCTgggtgacttttgaccacttGGCAAACATCCAGGACATCTGCTGGCAGCTACAGAACGTCAGA ttgcGTGAGTATAAGCTGTCTCCAGTGGTCCATCGTGACCTGTGTCGCCGCGTGCGGATGGCTAACGGCATCACGCAGCACAGGACGCTGATGCAGGAGCACATCAGCCTGGCAGCGCAGCTCATCCGCAGCCTGGACAGCAGGTGGAGCGTCTGGGGAGGAGACCAGGATAAgggg AACCCTGTCCTGAAGAACGTCTCATATCACCTGATCGAGGAGGTCagtgcggaggaggaggagctaacGGGACGCGTTGGCGCGGCCATCCCACAGAGTGAGGTCACCGTGGAGAGAGACAACGGGCTGGTCAAG gtgCTGGATGGTCTGCTTCTTTACCTGCGTGTTGTCCACTCAGTGGACTTCTACAACGCCTGCCAGCACTCCACAGAGAACGAGATGCCCAGCTGCTGTGGCTCTGTTCACGTGCGAGGGCCCGTACCACCCAACAGGGTGCCCACCCTACACA TGTTGGAGTGGCAGAAGAAGTTTGAGGTCAAGTTGAGGTTGTTGTTTTGGCCGAGGGAGACTCTGAGCGAAGACGAAGTGGGGAAGTTGGGCCGCAAGCACCCCGCTCAGGAAGTGGACAAGTTCGTCCGAGCAAACACACGCGAGCTGGACAGGGAGAAGTGGCTGTGTGTCCTCTGTGAGAAGAagttcaag GGCCCTGAGTTTGTCAGTAAGCACCTACTCAGCAGACATGGGGagcaggtggaggaggtgaggaAGGAGGCGGCCTTCTTCAACAACTTCCTCATGGATCCCAAAAGGCCCGCCCTCCCAGAGATGAGGTCTCCGCCCCCCATGCCTTCTAGGCCAGGACAGG CTGGCCCCGCCTTCTCTCATCAGTGTGGGTGGAGCTTCAACCAGCCCAGCCCACCTTTCATCGGCTACGAGA GAAGTCCTTTCCCCCCAAATGAGTATGGAGATGGGGGACACTTCGGCTGGTTCAGAGGAGTCCCCCACAGAAAACCCCAGCagaagag AGTCACCCACCGGGAGCCTCGTAAGGTGACCAGATACTGTGACCTGGACGCTCCTGATGCAGACTTCTTTTAA
- the LOC121698581 gene encoding serrate RNA effector molecule homolog isoform X4, producing MNQSIERNRTSMAESDEEYRSHRRNKFDHERGDYGPSREREFLRRDHHKDSPERNRKEQRRHEKSRSHRKKGHRHHERGHRERDHSYYEKSERPSPPEQDTGFHPPPRRMRTDWGDVGGEPCQRGGDFRDKLEDRGAHHHPPLHPWGPYEASSRLQSHDTFIPHRFGGSPDGAPGRPPTGLQSFKEFLLRLNPAVGEVDAVRCYKEYKMAFSRQQMEAFFLAHRDEEWFRLKYHPEDIERRDAETHDALQKRLDVYMYLRGKGWFDNISLDIQQASAIIKVLDAVQIRFEGGTGNDLRALETPGKGEKERVMEREERGKETPPSEPQKQEEVHTVDAEHRLAPRAERQARKRKHIDKVKVSEFNSASVSRPSDQSAEREADRKREKENMLHRELTEKKDQEDDKENRVAMKRRNEETEDRKMEEKMGQGRPEEEKGGAASFPCQLHKTRSLFMRNIPPTIYKEEIVNLCVKYPGFMRVCLSEPHAEYRFFRRCWVTFDHLANIQDICWQLQNVRLREYKLSPVVHRDLCRRVRMANGITQHRTLMQEHISLAAQLIRSLDSRWSVWGGDQDKGNPVLKNVSYHLIEEVSAEEEELTGRVGAAIPQSEVTVERDNGLVKVLDGLLLYLRVVHSVDFYNACQHSTENEMPSCCGSVHVRGPVPPNRVPTLHMLEWQKKFEVKLRLLFWPRETLSEDEVGKLGRKHPAQEVDKFVRANTRELDREKWLCVLCEKKFKGPEFVSKHLLSRHGEQVEEVRKEAAFFNNFLMDPKRPALPEMRSPPPMPSRPGQAGPAFSHQCGWSFNQPSPPFIGYERSPFPPNEYGDGGHFGWFRGVPHRKPQQKRVTHREPRKVTRYCDLDAPDADFF from the exons ATGAATCAGAGCATAGAAAGGAACAGAACGTCA ATGGCAGAGAGTGATGAGGAATATCGTAGCCATCGGAGGAATAAGTTTGACCATGAGAGGGGCGACTACGGTCCTTCTCGGGAGAGGGAGTTTCTGCGGAGAGACCACCACAAAGACAG CCCGGAGCGGAACCGGAAGGAGCAGCGACGGCATGAGAAGAGTCGTAGCCACCGCAAGAAAGGTCACCGACACCATGAGCGGGGTCACAGAGAGCGGGACCACAGCTACTACGAGAAGAGCGAGCGGCCCTCTCCTCCTGAGCAGGACACAGGGTTCCATCCGCCGCCTAGACGCATGAGAACAGACTG GGGGGATGTCGGTGGGGAACCTTGCCAGAGAGGGGGTGATTTTAGGGACAAGCTTGAAGACAGGGGCGCTCATCAtcaccctcctctccacccctggGGGCCCTATGAAGCTTCTTCCAGGCTGCAGAGCCATGACACCTTCATACCACACAG GTTTGGTGGCTCCCCTGATGGCGCCCCTGGCCGCCCTCCCACGGGCCTGCAGAGCTTTAAGGAGTTCCTGCTGCGTCTGAACCCGGCGGTTGGGGAGGTGGACGCGGTCAGGTGCTACAAAGAATACAAAATGGCCTTCAGCAGGCAGCAGATGGAGGCCTTCTTCCTGGCTCACCGAGACGAGGAGTG GTTCCGTCTGAAATACCACCCAGAGGATATTGAACGTCGGGACGCTGAGACCCATGATGCATTGCAGAAGAGACTGGATGTTTACATGTATCTCAGGGGAAAGGGCTGGTTCGATAATATCTCCCTGGACATTCAGCAAGCCTCAGCCATCATAAAGGTGTTAGATGCAG TCCAGATAAGGTTTGAAGGGGGAACAGGGAATGACCTGCGGGCTCTGGAGACGCCGGgcaagggagagaaggagagagtgatggagagagaggagagagggaaggagacacCTCCATCTGAGCCCCAAAAGCAAGAGGAGGTACACACGGTAGATGCAGAGCATAGACTTGCACCCAGGGCAGagagg CAGGCCAGGAAAAGGAAGCACATTGATAAAGTCAAAGTCAGTGAGTTTAACTCCGCCTCTGTCTCGCGTCCCTCGGACCAATCAGCTGAGAGGGAagcagacaggaagagagaaaaggagaacatGTTGCATAGAGAGTTGACGGAGAAGAAGGACCAGGAGGATGACAAGGAGAACAGAG TAGCGATGAAGAGACGCAACGAGGAGACGGAGGACaggaagatggaggagaagatggGGCAGGGGAggccagaggaggagaaaggaggcgCAGCTTCATTCCCATGCCAACTCCACAAGACCCGATCCCTGTTCATGAGGAACATCCCCCCGACAATCTACAAGGAGGAGATTGTGAAT ctgtgtgtgaaGTACCCTGGCTTCATGAGAGTGTGTCTGTCCGAGCCTCATGCTGAGtacag gtTTTTCAGACGTTGCTgggtgacttttgaccacttGGCAAACATCCAGGACATCTGCTGGCAGCTACAGAACGTCAGA ttgcGTGAGTATAAGCTGTCTCCAGTGGTCCATCGTGACCTGTGTCGCCGCGTGCGGATGGCTAACGGCATCACGCAGCACAGGACGCTGATGCAGGAGCACATCAGCCTGGCAGCGCAGCTCATCCGCAGCCTGGACAGCAGGTGGAGCGTCTGGGGAGGAGACCAGGATAAgggg AACCCTGTCCTGAAGAACGTCTCATATCACCTGATCGAGGAGGTCagtgcggaggaggaggagctaacGGGACGCGTTGGCGCGGCCATCCCACAGAGTGAGGTCACCGTGGAGAGAGACAACGGGCTGGTCAAG gtgCTGGATGGTCTGCTTCTTTACCTGCGTGTTGTCCACTCAGTGGACTTCTACAACGCCTGCCAGCACTCCACAGAGAACGAGATGCCCAGCTGCTGTGGCTCTGTTCACGTGCGAGGGCCCGTACCACCCAACAGGGTGCCCACCCTACACA TGTTGGAGTGGCAGAAGAAGTTTGAGGTCAAGTTGAGGTTGTTGTTTTGGCCGAGGGAGACTCTGAGCGAAGACGAAGTGGGGAAGTTGGGCCGCAAGCACCCCGCTCAGGAAGTGGACAAGTTCGTCCGAGCAAACACACGCGAGCTGGACAGGGAGAAGTGGCTGTGTGTCCTCTGTGAGAAGAagttcaag GGCCCTGAGTTTGTCAGTAAGCACCTACTCAGCAGACATGGGGagcaggtggaggaggtgaggaAGGAGGCGGCCTTCTTCAACAACTTCCTCATGGATCCCAAAAGGCCCGCCCTCCCAGAGATGAGGTCTCCGCCCCCCATGCCTTCTAGGCCAGGACAGG CTGGCCCCGCCTTCTCTCATCAGTGTGGGTGGAGCTTCAACCAGCCCAGCCCACCTTTCATCGGCTACGAGA GAAGTCCTTTCCCCCCAAATGAGTATGGAGATGGGGGACACTTCGGCTGGTTCAGAGGAGTCCCCCACAGAAAACCCCAGCagaagag AGTCACCCACCGGGAGCCTCGTAAGGTGACCAGATACTGTGACCTGGACGCTCCTGATGCAGACTTCTTTTAA
- the LOC121698581 gene encoding serrate RNA effector molecule homolog isoform X9, translating into MNQSIERNRTSMAESDEEYRSHRRNKFDHERGDYGPSREREFLRRDHHKDRSPERNRKEQRRHEKSRSHRKKGHRHHERGHRERDHSYYEKSERPSPPEQDTGFHPPPRRMRTDWGDVGGEPCQRGGDFRDKLEDRGAHHHPPLHPWGPYEASSRLQSHDTFIPHRFRLKYHPEDIERRDAETHDALQKRLDVYMYLRGKGWFDNISLDIQQASAIIKVLDAVQIRFEGGTGNDLRALETPGKGEKERVMEREERGKETPPSEPQKQEEVHTVDAEHRLAPRAERQARKRKHIDKVKVSEFNSASVSRPSDQSAEREADRKREKENMLHRELTEKKDQEDDKENRVAMKRRNEETEDRKMEEKMGQGRPEEEKGGAASFPCQLHKTRSLFMRNIPPTIYKEEIVNLCVKYPGFMRVCLSEPHAEYRFFRRCWVTFDHLANIQDICWQLQNVRLREYKLSPVVHRDLCRRVRMANGITQHRTLMQEHISLAAQLIRSLDSRWSVWGGDQDKGNPVLKNVSYHLIEEVSAEEEELTGRVGAAIPQSEVTVERDNGLVKVLDGLLLYLRVVHSVDFYNACQHSTENEMPSCCGSVHVRGPVPPNRVPTLHMLEWQKKFEVKLRLLFWPRETLSEDEVGKLGRKHPAQEVDKFVRANTRELDREKWLCVLCEKKFKGPEFVSKHLLSRHGEQVEEVRKEAAFFNNFLMDPKRPALPEMRSPPPMPSRPGQAGPAFSHQCGWSFNQPSPPFIGYERSPFPPNEYGDGGHFGWFRGVPHRKPQQKRVTHREPRKVTRYCDLDAPDADFF; encoded by the exons ATGAATCAGAGCATAGAAAGGAACAGAACGTCA ATGGCAGAGAGTGATGAGGAATATCGTAGCCATCGGAGGAATAAGTTTGACCATGAGAGGGGCGACTACGGTCCTTCTCGGGAGAGGGAGTTTCTGCGGAGAGACCACCACAAAGACAG AAGCCCGGAGCGGAACCGGAAGGAGCAGCGACGGCATGAGAAGAGTCGTAGCCACCGCAAGAAAGGTCACCGACACCATGAGCGGGGTCACAGAGAGCGGGACCACAGCTACTACGAGAAGAGCGAGCGGCCCTCTCCTCCTGAGCAGGACACAGGGTTCCATCCGCCGCCTAGACGCATGAGAACAGACTG GGGGGATGTCGGTGGGGAACCTTGCCAGAGAGGGGGTGATTTTAGGGACAAGCTTGAAGACAGGGGCGCTCATCAtcaccctcctctccacccctggGGGCCCTATGAAGCTTCTTCCAGGCTGCAGAGCCATGACACCTTCATACCACACAG GTTCCGTCTGAAATACCACCCAGAGGATATTGAACGTCGGGACGCTGAGACCCATGATGCATTGCAGAAGAGACTGGATGTTTACATGTATCTCAGGGGAAAGGGCTGGTTCGATAATATCTCCCTGGACATTCAGCAAGCCTCAGCCATCATAAAGGTGTTAGATGCAG TCCAGATAAGGTTTGAAGGGGGAACAGGGAATGACCTGCGGGCTCTGGAGACGCCGGgcaagggagagaaggagagagtgatggagagagaggagagagggaaggagacacCTCCATCTGAGCCCCAAAAGCAAGAGGAGGTACACACGGTAGATGCAGAGCATAGACTTGCACCCAGGGCAGagagg CAGGCCAGGAAAAGGAAGCACATTGATAAAGTCAAAGTCAGTGAGTTTAACTCCGCCTCTGTCTCGCGTCCCTCGGACCAATCAGCTGAGAGGGAagcagacaggaagagagaaaaggagaacatGTTGCATAGAGAGTTGACGGAGAAGAAGGACCAGGAGGATGACAAGGAGAACAGAG TAGCGATGAAGAGACGCAACGAGGAGACGGAGGACaggaagatggaggagaagatggGGCAGGGGAggccagaggaggagaaaggaggcgCAGCTTCATTCCCATGCCAACTCCACAAGACCCGATCCCTGTTCATGAGGAACATCCCCCCGACAATCTACAAGGAGGAGATTGTGAAT ctgtgtgtgaaGTACCCTGGCTTCATGAGAGTGTGTCTGTCCGAGCCTCATGCTGAGtacag gtTTTTCAGACGTTGCTgggtgacttttgaccacttGGCAAACATCCAGGACATCTGCTGGCAGCTACAGAACGTCAGA ttgcGTGAGTATAAGCTGTCTCCAGTGGTCCATCGTGACCTGTGTCGCCGCGTGCGGATGGCTAACGGCATCACGCAGCACAGGACGCTGATGCAGGAGCACATCAGCCTGGCAGCGCAGCTCATCCGCAGCCTGGACAGCAGGTGGAGCGTCTGGGGAGGAGACCAGGATAAgggg AACCCTGTCCTGAAGAACGTCTCATATCACCTGATCGAGGAGGTCagtgcggaggaggaggagctaacGGGACGCGTTGGCGCGGCCATCCCACAGAGTGAGGTCACCGTGGAGAGAGACAACGGGCTGGTCAAG gtgCTGGATGGTCTGCTTCTTTACCTGCGTGTTGTCCACTCAGTGGACTTCTACAACGCCTGCCAGCACTCCACAGAGAACGAGATGCCCAGCTGCTGTGGCTCTGTTCACGTGCGAGGGCCCGTACCACCCAACAGGGTGCCCACCCTACACA TGTTGGAGTGGCAGAAGAAGTTTGAGGTCAAGTTGAGGTTGTTGTTTTGGCCGAGGGAGACTCTGAGCGAAGACGAAGTGGGGAAGTTGGGCCGCAAGCACCCCGCTCAGGAAGTGGACAAGTTCGTCCGAGCAAACACACGCGAGCTGGACAGGGAGAAGTGGCTGTGTGTCCTCTGTGAGAAGAagttcaag GGCCCTGAGTTTGTCAGTAAGCACCTACTCAGCAGACATGGGGagcaggtggaggaggtgaggaAGGAGGCGGCCTTCTTCAACAACTTCCTCATGGATCCCAAAAGGCCCGCCCTCCCAGAGATGAGGTCTCCGCCCCCCATGCCTTCTAGGCCAGGACAGG CTGGCCCCGCCTTCTCTCATCAGTGTGGGTGGAGCTTCAACCAGCCCAGCCCACCTTTCATCGGCTACGAGA GAAGTCCTTTCCCCCCAAATGAGTATGGAGATGGGGGACACTTCGGCTGGTTCAGAGGAGTCCCCCACAGAAAACCCCAGCagaagag AGTCACCCACCGGGAGCCTCGTAAGGTGACCAGATACTGTGACCTGGACGCTCCTGATGCAGACTTCTTTTAA
- the LOC121698581 gene encoding serrate RNA effector molecule homolog isoform X7, with the protein MNQSIERNRTSMAESDEEYRSHRRNKFDHERGDYGPSREREFLRRDHHKDRSPERNRKEQRRHEKSRSHRKKGHRHHERGHRERDHSYYEKSERPSPPEQDTGFHPPPRRMRTDWGDVGGEPCQRGGDFRDKLEDRGAHHHPPLHPWGPYEASSRLQSHDTFIPHRFGGSPDGAPGRPPTGLQSFKEFLLRLNPAVGEVDAVRCYKEYKMAFSRQQMEAFFLAHRDEEWFRLKYHPEDIERRDAETHDALQKRLDVYMYLRGKGWFDNISLDIQQASAIIKVLDAVQIRFEGGTGNDLRALETPGKGEKERVMEREERGKETPPSEPQKQEEQARKRKHIDKVKVSEFNSASVSRPSDQSAEREADRKREKENMLHRELTEKKDQEDDKENRVAMKRRNEETEDRKMEEKMGQGRPEEEKGGAASFPCQLHKTRSLFMRNIPPTIYKEEIVNLCVKYPGFMRVCLSEPHAEYRFFRRCWVTFDHLANIQDICWQLQNVRLREYKLSPVVHRDLCRRVRMANGITQHRTLMQEHISLAAQLIRSLDSRWSVWGGDQDKGNPVLKNVSYHLIEEVSAEEEELTGRVGAAIPQSEVTVERDNGLVKVLDGLLLYLRVVHSVDFYNACQHSTENEMPSCCGSVHVRGPVPPNRVPTLHMLEWQKKFEVKLRLLFWPRETLSEDEVGKLGRKHPAQEVDKFVRANTRELDREKWLCVLCEKKFKGPEFVSKHLLSRHGEQVEEVRKEAAFFNNFLMDPKRPALPEMRSPPPMPSRPGQAGPAFSHQCGWSFNQPSPPFIGYERSPFPPNEYGDGGHFGWFRGVPHRKPQQKRVTHREPRKVTRYCDLDAPDADFF; encoded by the exons ATGAATCAGAGCATAGAAAGGAACAGAACGTCA ATGGCAGAGAGTGATGAGGAATATCGTAGCCATCGGAGGAATAAGTTTGACCATGAGAGGGGCGACTACGGTCCTTCTCGGGAGAGGGAGTTTCTGCGGAGAGACCACCACAAAGACAG AAGCCCGGAGCGGAACCGGAAGGAGCAGCGACGGCATGAGAAGAGTCGTAGCCACCGCAAGAAAGGTCACCGACACCATGAGCGGGGTCACAGAGAGCGGGACCACAGCTACTACGAGAAGAGCGAGCGGCCCTCTCCTCCTGAGCAGGACACAGGGTTCCATCCGCCGCCTAGACGCATGAGAACAGACTG GGGGGATGTCGGTGGGGAACCTTGCCAGAGAGGGGGTGATTTTAGGGACAAGCTTGAAGACAGGGGCGCTCATCAtcaccctcctctccacccctggGGGCCCTATGAAGCTTCTTCCAGGCTGCAGAGCCATGACACCTTCATACCACACAG GTTTGGTGGCTCCCCTGATGGCGCCCCTGGCCGCCCTCCCACGGGCCTGCAGAGCTTTAAGGAGTTCCTGCTGCGTCTGAACCCGGCGGTTGGGGAGGTGGACGCGGTCAGGTGCTACAAAGAATACAAAATGGCCTTCAGCAGGCAGCAGATGGAGGCCTTCTTCCTGGCTCACCGAGACGAGGAGTG GTTCCGTCTGAAATACCACCCAGAGGATATTGAACGTCGGGACGCTGAGACCCATGATGCATTGCAGAAGAGACTGGATGTTTACATGTATCTCAGGGGAAAGGGCTGGTTCGATAATATCTCCCTGGACATTCAGCAAGCCTCAGCCATCATAAAGGTGTTAGATGCAG TCCAGATAAGGTTTGAAGGGGGAACAGGGAATGACCTGCGGGCTCTGGAGACGCCGGgcaagggagagaaggagagagtgatggagagagaggagagagggaaggagacacCTCCATCTGAGCCCCAAAAGCAAGAGGAG CAGGCCAGGAAAAGGAAGCACATTGATAAAGTCAAAGTCAGTGAGTTTAACTCCGCCTCTGTCTCGCGTCCCTCGGACCAATCAGCTGAGAGGGAagcagacaggaagagagaaaaggagaacatGTTGCATAGAGAGTTGACGGAGAAGAAGGACCAGGAGGATGACAAGGAGAACAGAG TAGCGATGAAGAGACGCAACGAGGAGACGGAGGACaggaagatggaggagaagatggGGCAGGGGAggccagaggaggagaaaggaggcgCAGCTTCATTCCCATGCCAACTCCACAAGACCCGATCCCTGTTCATGAGGAACATCCCCCCGACAATCTACAAGGAGGAGATTGTGAAT ctgtgtgtgaaGTACCCTGGCTTCATGAGAGTGTGTCTGTCCGAGCCTCATGCTGAGtacag gtTTTTCAGACGTTGCTgggtgacttttgaccacttGGCAAACATCCAGGACATCTGCTGGCAGCTACAGAACGTCAGA ttgcGTGAGTATAAGCTGTCTCCAGTGGTCCATCGTGACCTGTGTCGCCGCGTGCGGATGGCTAACGGCATCACGCAGCACAGGACGCTGATGCAGGAGCACATCAGCCTGGCAGCGCAGCTCATCCGCAGCCTGGACAGCAGGTGGAGCGTCTGGGGAGGAGACCAGGATAAgggg AACCCTGTCCTGAAGAACGTCTCATATCACCTGATCGAGGAGGTCagtgcggaggaggaggagctaacGGGACGCGTTGGCGCGGCCATCCCACAGAGTGAGGTCACCGTGGAGAGAGACAACGGGCTGGTCAAG gtgCTGGATGGTCTGCTTCTTTACCTGCGTGTTGTCCACTCAGTGGACTTCTACAACGCCTGCCAGCACTCCACAGAGAACGAGATGCCCAGCTGCTGTGGCTCTGTTCACGTGCGAGGGCCCGTACCACCCAACAGGGTGCCCACCCTACACA TGTTGGAGTGGCAGAAGAAGTTTGAGGTCAAGTTGAGGTTGTTGTTTTGGCCGAGGGAGACTCTGAGCGAAGACGAAGTGGGGAAGTTGGGCCGCAAGCACCCCGCTCAGGAAGTGGACAAGTTCGTCCGAGCAAACACACGCGAGCTGGACAGGGAGAAGTGGCTGTGTGTCCTCTGTGAGAAGAagttcaag GGCCCTGAGTTTGTCAGTAAGCACCTACTCAGCAGACATGGGGagcaggtggaggaggtgaggaAGGAGGCGGCCTTCTTCAACAACTTCCTCATGGATCCCAAAAGGCCCGCCCTCCCAGAGATGAGGTCTCCGCCCCCCATGCCTTCTAGGCCAGGACAGG CTGGCCCCGCCTTCTCTCATCAGTGTGGGTGGAGCTTCAACCAGCCCAGCCCACCTTTCATCGGCTACGAGA GAAGTCCTTTCCCCCCAAATGAGTATGGAGATGGGGGACACTTCGGCTGGTTCAGAGGAGTCCCCCACAGAAAACCCCAGCagaagag AGTCACCCACCGGGAGCCTCGTAAGGTGACCAGATACTGTGACCTGGACGCTCCTGATGCAGACTTCTTTTAA